From the Leishmania panamensis strain MHOM/PA/94/PSC-1 chromosome 31 sequence genome, one window contains:
- a CDS encoding hypothetical protein (TriTrypDB/GeneDB-style sysID: LpmP.31.0650), with translation MELPSPSLQDSPMQVAAVPHQPNTTSRLLPVQHSCTSEGSLLRKASIATLAGATTLGVNTATPMATTITSSVVGTIVPPLQEDSLALSSILSGEPSPPSEWSNKTQKYAPPLSSSADPSCRRFSVDSGPQEDGASPLAYKRARSVVTTHSSTSGLITSQPTDCGSPYIPSHTSSTTPPEYLTSLSPLRRMSRHAEVFISLEDAFFAAVEPEATQPRTAAALCTLQRFTGTNGQCPPQAMPPPTSIVVPAVATPVVIKDQTSCNNASVCLRDSVQHLTERGDPSAHHPHLSPLSSSSSASRILGLDNNDDGASDDDRLGTPTPRRFVQRLLFAEPSPVAHTTGTPPFRTADVAALNNFDLEYSLFQPAAHSPRRFSSRANTSLLSSSQTDLMTGVFAETDTQYQLNWQQQQPQLLSLYTPTNTISTPPRTAVADHSSLGTVLHPQLRKAKVAIDEAQTAAATESRNGTTPFRSFVGCTSAATKGPTAEMETQVFPRTPLIATPVQLSAPRTSLCAETWTAHAVKAPRQGLSDSEGIPWCGPNYPGRCTALSPQKVDTAVDKALQPLYSNSGSVTDHPCHDLYSSPHTPRDQPAVSHASGSPSESSSFARSYAALFSSGRSIPLSERDEATTMLSMSAVPPDELDYCSTPTSPHTPLANHTPGPVGVHDSIMAQRSSGHSYSRYRSQLLSRSITPQKSARRTFSHQTTPSQSFRSKVQSHSFESQQQHSYMIQHASDVIKGDRQLGTYQFLINGEPPSVTERDYLAPSRNPFSLYRTLDLYVPNPSLLTSSAAPDSGAADFLSENDLSESQAMFAAALERTAVRPDAAVVLYGQLVPSPSTPPGVSHRALAEKFAAYRPLAALLPQDLNMEHCLSPTSSSLCARVHGSNNGRTRSAPLEQSTPTTPAAAQGLAVESPTRVAGIHPQLNAALISSLLPTETHVGAPGGLQLSAMKPLTAQSPCCHWTQPKTLSVITSTEASCCIPPCGPPVTDALSDSSDELHDAPAITSSRRQPQRGECGMRDNDSPLPQCPTQSPNTMALCVEFSTLCASQQLHFEDNGGDKDTARSGCDEAHAPFSHQSVAQAGSLKLVHTRSPLDVAAEGSDGAGSSHGSPNYLCNTVSNLSFTWSGQQSPLKMTAALRPPSAPPASPTRVGGAALMTHGSVERGPALLLPSLNFTRLANHTRRPQFLTPTLQQRPSPGRGAAGMCISTESSWIHGAQTPVAASTSLGAPSSDHADVSTAAQIGCHLMESFSDPFERIDTSEEELPGDRFQAHHVFQFLHSITPTCEGGDIRPGRRESDCRAIPLCVEMNGVTWLAVHRLDGLPYAVKEVPAAAFNLAELQCLTLSMTPPSGRSSTSSAAGRERLPDQHSAALTADDRLEAEDCIARYYSVSTPPQSSINPEVRLLQLEYFPRGSLSELARHFRGEHGAVSSHALSPLVADGEALSSRFWLAAVTQGLRGLRVLHHAGLIHGSPLPLSLFLCGSAPSSLRFKWSCFGSARADADIYPTESLPAWVSEAVARLCQMAAADGTTVSPDAIEVAVFSLGILEVLVDYVAWQLVDVLPPRDSQNLRELEWIEAVVTHQKLELYAGEEESGEDTFALVRLMRFLWNVSNTCSTANQALAQLSARVNPAARVVEQVYECELARLTRQLEKRRHHLHRRQQQGQLQSLHSASMESSSLTDATLLRSPEVKMAVTGTSSRRRIGFSDLSSPPLHLAPDPALRLVSASSFGVAAPPLKSRSATPKIFCSPRLPPHHTLLKHPFTVSNKLFLPSSTAAVPATAAVSFPLEFLRVERTVSELSGWGCTSSTVGHRRRCEIHPVILKAANHMLENSVNGSGDGTRDPMTELLRPAVESMCQRGWTTLYAGVPLSVAGGIDADASAGAREATESLMKSLRPLTSFE, from the coding sequence ATGGAGCTCCCTTCACCTTCCTTACAGGACTCGCCGATGCAGGTGGCGGCTGTGCCTCATCAGCCCAATACCACCTCCCGCCTCCTTCCAGTGCAGCACTCCTGCACATCGGAAGGCTCTCTACTTCGGAAGGCCAGTATAGCAACGCTCGCAGGTGCAACCACTCTTGGGGTAAACACTGCCACTCCGATGGcaaccaccatcaccagcagcgtcgtAGGCACCATTGTGCCGCCTCTCCAGGAAGACAgtcttgctctctcctccattcTGTCCGGTGAGCCGTCGCCTCCCTCAGAGTGGTCGAACAAGACGCAGAAGtacgcgccgccgctctcctcctcagcggATCCGTCGTGTCGCCGTTTCTCTGTGGACAGCGGACCACAGGAGGATGGAGCCTCTCCACTGGCGTACAAAAGGGCACGCTCGGTCGTAACGACCCACTCCTCCACTTCGGGCTTGATCACGTCACAGCCTACCGACTGTGGCTCCCCCTACATCCCTTcgcacacgagcagcacgacgCCGCCTGAGTACCTCACTTCCTTATCTCCACTGCGAAGAATGTCTCGCCACGCTGAGGTGTTCATCAGCTTAGAAGACGCGTTTTTCGCGGCTGTGGAGCCGGAGGCAACGCAACCGAGaactgccgcagcgctctGCACGTTGCAGAGGTTTACCGGTACGAATGGCCAATGCCCACCTCAGGCAATGCCTCCCCCCACTAGCATTGTTGTCCCTGCAGTTGCTACGCCTGTTGTCATCAAGGATCAAACAAGCTGCAATAACGCATCGGTCTGTCTGAGAGATTCGGTACAGCAcctcacagagagaggcgaccCCTCCGCTCACCACCCACACTTGTCACCGCTCTCCAGTTCCAGCTCAGCGAGCAGAATACTTGGCCTGGACAACAACGATGACGGTGCCAGCGACGACGATCGGCTTGGCACTCCGACTCCCCGCCGCTTCGTGCAACGCTTACTCTTTGCCGAGCCCTCACCGGTTGCGCACACCACCGGTACCCCACCGTTTAGGACAGCAGATGTCGCCGCGTTGAATAACTTTGATCTCGAGTACTCGCTGTTTCAGCCCGCAGCACATTCTCCGCGACGGTTTAGCTCACGTGCTAACACCTCTCTTTTGTCCTCGTCGCAGACAGATCTCATGACAGGCGTCTTTGCTGAGACAGATACTCAGTACCAGCTGaactggcagcagcaacaaccgCAGCTACTGTCACTCTATACGCCGACCAACACTATTTCGACGCCACCACGAACAGCCGTAGCGGACCATAGCTCTCTCGGCACCGTTCTCCACCCACAGCTGCGGAAGGCAAAAGTGGCCATCGACGAAGcgcaaacagcagcagcgacagagTCCCGCAATGGCACCACGCCGTTTCGCTCTTTCGTGggctgcacctccgccgccacgAAGGGGCCAACGGCCGAAATGGAGACGCAGGTGTTTCCGAGGACGCCTTTGATCGCCACGCCTGTGCAACTGTCAGCCCCACGGACATCGTTGTGCGCAGAGACATGGACCGCCCATGCGGTCAAGGCCCCGCGGCAAGGCCTGAGTGATTCTGAAGGGATTCCGTGGTGCGGCCCCAATTACCCAGGTCGGTGCACAGCCTTATCACCGCAGAAGGTCGACACAGCAGTTGACAAGGCACTGCAGCCCCTTTACAGTAACTCAGGCAGTGTCACAGACCACCCCTGTCACGACCTTTACAgcagcccacacacacctcgtGACCAACCAGCGGTGAGTCACGCTAGTGGCAGCCCCTCTGAGTCCTCCTCTTTCGCCAGGTCCTACGCTGCCCTCTTTTCTAGTGGACGGTCTATCCCTCTCAGCGAGCGAGACGAGGCGACCACGATGCTTTCCATGTCCGCCGTGCCACCCGATGAGCTGGACTactgcagcacacccacGTCGCCGCATACTCCGTTGGCAAACCACACACCTGGTCCAGTGGGGGTCCATGACAGCATCATGGCACAGCGCAGCTCAGGTCACTCGTACTCGCGCTACCGCTCACAGCTGCTCTCCCGGTCTATCACCCCACAGAAGTCAGCCCGCCGCACCTTCTCTCATCAGACGACCCCGTCACAGTCTTTCCGCTCCAAGGTACAGAGCCACAGCTTCGAGTCACAGCAACAGCATTCGTACATGATCCAACACGCCAGTGATGTGATTAAAGGCGACAGGCAGCTGGGCACATACCAGTTTCTCATCAATGGTGAGCCTCCTAGCGTGACAGAGCGCGACTACCTTGCGCCCAGCCGTAACCCCTTTAGCCTCTACCGAACACTCGATCTATACGTCCCCAACCCCTCGCTGCTCACGTCGAGCGCAGCAcccgacagcggcgccgctgactTTCTATCGGAGAACGATCTGTCCGAAAGCCAGGCAATGTTTGCAGCTGCTCTGGAGAGAACTGCTGTTCGCCCCGACGCAGCTGTCGTCTTGTATGGGCAACTGGTGCCTTCTCCCTCAACCCCCCCAGGTGTCTCGCATCGCGCGCTGGCTGAGAAATTTGCTGCCTATCGTCCACttgccgctcttcttcctcaaGACTTGAACATGGagcactgcctctctccaACAAgctcctctctgtgcgcgaGAGTCCACGGCAGCAATAACGGGCGAACGAGGAGCGCGCCGCTGGAACAGAGCACACCCACcacaccggcggcggcacagggTCTCGCTGTGGAATCGCCCACAAGAGTAGCCGGTATTCATCCGCAGCTAAACGCGGCTCTGATTTCGTCATTGTTGCCCACTGAGACGCACGTTGGTGCCCCAGGAGGTCTCCAGCTGTCAGCCATGAAACCGCTCACTGCACAGAGTCCCTGCTGCCACTGGACCCAGCCAAAGACGCTGTCGGTGATCACCTCAACAGAGGCCTCCTGCTGCATACCGCCATGCGGCCCTCCGGTAACCGATGCCCTTTCGGACTCTTCCGATGAACTACATGATGCCCCAGCAATCACAtcgtcgcggcggcagccacagcggGGCGAGTGTGGGATGAGGGACAACGACTCTCCACTCCCACAATGTCCTACGCAAAGCCCAAACACAATGGCGCTGTGCGTCGAGTTCAGCACGCTTTGCGCTAGCCAGCAGCTGCATTTTGAAGACAACGGGGGCGACAAGGATACGGCACGGAGTGGCTGCGATGAGGCACACGCCCCCTTTAGCCACCAGTCTGTCGCACAGGCGGGGTCTCTGAAACTGGTGCATACTCGAAGTCCGCTCGATGTAGCCGCAGAGggcagcgacggtgctgggAGCAGTCACGGCTCGCCTAACTACCTCTGTAACACTGTATCGAACCTCAGCTTCACCTGGAGTGGGCAGCAGAGTCCTTTAAAGATGACCGCAGCGCTCCGCCCACCGAGTGCACCCCCTGCGTCGCCAacgcgggtgggtggggcggCACTCATGACACACGGCAGCGTGGAGAGGGGGCctgctttgcttcttccATCTCTCAACTTCACCCGTTTGGCAAACCACACACGACGGCCGCAGTTTCTCACCCcaacgctgcagcagcgcccgtCGCCCGGCCGAGGGGCAGCGGGGATGTGCATCTCCACTGAGTCTTCGTGGATACATGGGGCCCAGACCCCAGTGGCGGCTAGTACGAGTCTAggtgccccctcctccgacCATGCAGACGTTTCCACTGCCGCGCAGATTGGCTGCCACCTGATGGAGTCCTTCTCCGACCCATTCGAGAGAATCGACACGAGTGAGGAAGAGCTGCCAGGCGATCGCTTCCAGGCCCACCACGTCTTTCAGTTCCTGCACAGCATCACTCCGACTTGTGAAGGGGGTGACATCCGACCAGGGAGGCGAGAAAGCGACTGCCGGGCAATTCCCTTGTGCGTGGAGATGAACGGCGTCACGTGGCTCGCTGTGCATCGGCTCGATGGTTTACCGTACGCAGTGAAGGAAGTACCTGCCGCAGCCTTCAATCTTGCCGAACTGCAGTGCCTCACCCTTTCTATGACCCCTCCGTCGGGCAGGTCATCAACGAGCAGCGCGGCTGGTCGCGAGCGGCTGCCAGATCAGCACTCGGCAGCTCTCACCGCAGATGACAGGCTGGAGGCGGAAGACTGCATTGCCCGCTACTACAGTGTcagcacgccgccgcagagCAGCATCAATCCAGAGGTGCGTCTGTTGCAACTCGAGTACTTTCCCCGTGGGTCGCTGTCGGAGCTTGCCCGACATTTCAGGGGGGAGCATGGGGCCGTCTCCTCGCATGCGCTCTCTCCACTCGTAGCTGATGGAGAGGCGCTGAGCAGCCGGTTCTGGCTTGCAGCCGTGACGCAGGGCTTGCGAGGGTTGCGGGTGCTTCATCACGCTGGCCTCATCCATGGgtccccgctgccgctgtcgctcttcCTGTGCGGCAGCGCCCCTTCATCTTTGCGCTTCAAGTGGAGCTGCTTTGGTAGTGCGCGAGCGGATGCCGACATCTATCCGACAGAATCGCTACCGGCATGGGTGagtgaggcggtggcgcggtTGTGCCAGatggccgccgctgacggcacCACAGTCTCGCCAGACGCGATTGAGGTGGCAGTTTTCAGCTTGGGTATACTCGAGGTGTTGGTAGATTATGTCGCCTGGCAGCTTGTGGATgtactgccgccgcgtgATTCACAGAACCTCCGTGAGCTGGAGTGGATCGAGGCGGTTGTCACACATCAGAAGCTCGAGCTCTAcgcaggagaggaagagagtggtGAGGACACGTTTGCGTTGGTGCGTCTGATGCGCTTCTTGTGGAACGTCTCGaacacctgcagcaccgcgaaTCAGGCGTTGGCACAGCTTAGCGCCCGTGTCAACCCCGCCGCCAGGGTTGTGGAGCAGGTGTATGAGTGCGAGCTGGCTCGCTTGACTCGCCAGCtagagaagcggcggcatcaCCTTCAtcgtcgccagcagcaggggcagcTGCAATCGCTTCACAGTGCGAGCATGgagtcctcctcgctgacGGACGCAACCCTTCTACGCTCTCCTGAAGTGAAGATGGCAGTTACTGGCACCTCTTCGAGGCGTCGCATAGGGTTTAGCGACCTAtcatcgcctccgctgcaCCTGGCACCCGATCCTGCTCTCAGGCTCGTCAGCGCCTCATCTTTTGGAGTCGCTGCGCCACCCTTGAAGAGTCGCAGCGCAACCCCGAAGATTTTCTGTTCGCCGCGACTTCCGCCGCATCACACACTGCTGAAGCATCCTTTCACCGTGTCAAACAAGCTGTTCCTTCCCTCTAGCACTGCCGCCGTACcggctactgctgctgtctcGTTTCCTCTAGAGTTTCTGAGAGTTGAGCGGACGGTATCAGAGTTGTCGGGGTGGGGATGCACCAGCAGTACTGTGGGACACCGAAGAAGGTGCGAGATTCACCCTGTCATACTCAAGGCGGCAAACCACATGCTCGAGAATTCGGTGAACGGCAGCGGAGATGGTACAAGAGACCCGATGACGGAGCTCTTGAGGCCCGCGGTGGAATCGATGTGCCAGCGAGGATGGACGACCCTGTACGCGGGTGTACCCCTCAGCGTCGCAGGAGGCATCGACGCTGATGCAAGCGCAGGCGCGAGGGAGGCTACTGAATCACTCATGAAGTCTCTACGACCCCTGACTTCATTCGAGTAG